The following coding sequences lie in one Cyanobacteriota bacterium genomic window:
- a CDS encoding pyridoxal-phosphate dependent enzyme, producing MSNTDQIMVTFDDVVAAVNRLKGVANKTPVMTSRNLSEICGVQVFLKCENFQRVGAFKFRGAYNCIAKRLSNNPELQQKGIVAISSGNHSQGVALAAKLLGVPVTIYLPEDAPPSKIEATAGYGAKLEFFDREKDDRDDLATRLIEQGVTLIHGYDDPDIIAGQGTAALELMHEIPDLDLIMTPLGGGGLLSGTMIAARAYNPKIKVYGVEPEVANDWDLSIKAGKRMSIPAPKTIADGVSLCTPGKLPFEILKDQMDGVILISEAEIIEALSYVIERMKIVIEPSSALVVAALMKGKVPLDGISRAGLIISGGNIDPKLLSSLFRI from the coding sequence ATGTCAAACACTGATCAAATCATGGTTACTTTCGATGACGTTGTTGCAGCAGTCAACAGGCTCAAGGGTGTCGCTAACAAAACTCCAGTGATGACTTCTCGTAATCTCAGTGAGATTTGTGGGGTTCAGGTCTTTCTCAAGTGTGAAAATTTTCAGCGAGTTGGTGCTTTTAAATTCAGAGGTGCTTATAATTGCATCGCCAAAAGACTTAGTAATAATCCTGAACTCCAGCAGAAAGGTATCGTTGCAATTTCTTCAGGGAATCATTCGCAGGGAGTTGCGCTTGCTGCCAAGTTATTGGGAGTGCCAGTTACTATTTATTTACCAGAAGATGCGCCGCCAAGCAAGATCGAGGCGACTGCTGGTTACGGAGCAAAGTTAGAATTTTTTGATCGTGAAAAAGATGATAGAGATGATCTTGCAACAAGATTGATAGAGCAAGGTGTGACTTTGATTCATGGTTATGATGATCCCGATATTATAGCGGGGCAAGGAACAGCAGCTCTTGAATTGATGCACGAGATTCCTGATTTGGATTTAATTATGACTCCGCTTGGTGGTGGCGGTTTGTTGTCTGGCACTATGATTGCAGCACGCGCTTATAATCCCAAGATCAAGGTTTATGGAGTTGAACCAGAAGTCGCTAATGACTGGGATTTGTCGATTAAAGCCGGCAAGCGTATGTCCATTCCGGCCCCCAAAACTATTGCAGATGGGGTTTCATTATGCACGCCAGGTAAGCTGCCTTTTGAGATACTCAAGGACCAAATGGATGGGGTGATTTTGATCAGTGAAGCTGAGATCATCGAGGCGCTTAGTTATGTGATAGAACGGATGAAAATCGTGATAGAACCTAGTTCTGCCTTAGTTGTCGCCGCTTTAATGAAGGGAAAAGTGCCATTGGATGGTATTTCTAGGGCTGGTTTGATTATTTCAGGTGGAAATATCGATCCAAAGCTCTTGTCTAGCCTATTCCGAATCTAG
- the aspS gene encoding aspartate--tRNA ligase yields MKVQGSTSLKRTHSSASLTEASAGQEAIVAGWVETARDLGGIIFIDLRDHKGTIQVVTDPTKNPEAHKIFEKVKTEYVISCKGPVTIRPEGSQNTSIKSGAVEIYPTEVEILNTCKVLPFQIDLAEEVNEDLRLRYRYLELRNEKKRENIINRHKIVHAMRNYLNSEYFLDIETPILSKSTPEGARDYLVPSRVHPNNFYALPQSPQLYKQLLMMSGFDKYYQVARCFRDEDLRSDRQPEFTQIDLEMSFVTQEEVMSATEGLIKVAFEVMGVEVEAPFERITHTDAMSRFGSDKPDLRFDMELVDLSEIMAGSEFQAFASVAKDGGIVNAINYKGGAKLSRKDIDDLRDLAMSSEYGAKGLAWVTYKPTDEEGGYEIASPIAKFFKEEELEQITELCKAEAGDVLLFVADKAKLVQHVLGKLRLQIARNEDLLDSRDIKLVWVVDFPMFEWDDKSKRFKANHHPFTMPVEEDLDKLETDPANVRTNAYDIIFNGVELGGGSIRVHKMDVQRRIFKALGISDENAQARFGFLLEALELGAPPHGGIALGLDRFVMLLTGSETIRDVIAFPKNQSAFCPLSSAPSETDQEQLDELHLKLVDPD; encoded by the coding sequence ATGAAAGTGCAAGGCTCGACTAGTTTAAAAAGAACCCATAGTTCAGCTTCATTGACTGAAGCTAGTGCCGGACAGGAAGCAATTGTTGCAGGTTGGGTTGAAACAGCAAGAGATCTTGGTGGAATCATTTTTATCGATCTTAGAGATCACAAGGGCACAATTCAAGTTGTAACTGACCCTACTAAAAATCCAGAAGCACACAAGATTTTTGAGAAGGTAAAAACGGAGTATGTAATTTCTTGTAAGGGACCAGTTACTATTCGACCAGAAGGTTCTCAAAATACTTCTATTAAATCTGGTGCTGTTGAAATCTATCCAACTGAAGTTGAGATCCTCAACACTTGTAAGGTTCTACCTTTCCAGATTGATTTAGCAGAAGAAGTTAATGAAGATCTGAGACTTAGATACCGTTACCTAGAGCTGCGTAATGAAAAGAAACGCGAGAACATCATCAATAGACACAAGATTGTTCATGCGATGAGAAACTATCTTAACAGTGAATACTTTTTAGATATCGAAACACCGATACTTTCTAAGTCAACACCTGAAGGTGCAAGAGACTACTTAGTTCCAAGTAGAGTGCACCCAAACAATTTTTATGCTTTGCCGCAATCGCCGCAGCTCTATAAGCAATTGCTTATGATGAGTGGCTTTGACAAGTACTATCAAGTTGCTAGATGTTTTCGTGATGAAGATCTTCGTTCTGATAGACAACCTGAGTTTACTCAAATCGACTTGGAGATGAGCTTTGTTACTCAAGAAGAAGTCATGTCTGCGACAGAAGGACTGATCAAGGTTGCTTTTGAAGTGATGGGTGTTGAAGTTGAAGCACCGTTTGAACGTATCACTCACACTGATGCGATGAGCCGTTTTGGTTCTGATAAACCAGATCTCCGTTTTGATATGGAGCTAGTTGACCTTAGTGAAATTATGGCTGGTTCAGAGTTTCAAGCATTTGCTTCTGTTGCCAAAGACGGTGGCATAGTTAATGCGATCAACTACAAAGGCGGAGCGAAGCTCAGTCGTAAAGATATTGATGACTTGCGTGATCTTGCTATGAGCTCAGAGTATGGGGCTAAAGGCCTTGCTTGGGTTACTTACAAGCCTACTGATGAAGAGGGCGGCTATGAGATCGCTTCTCCAATCGCCAAATTTTTTAAAGAAGAAGAGCTTGAGCAAATTACAGAGCTTTGCAAAGCAGAGGCAGGAGATGTACTACTGTTTGTTGCTGATAAAGCCAAGCTAGTACAGCATGTACTGGGTAAGTTGCGTTTACAAATTGCTCGAAATGAAGACTTGCTTGATTCACGTGATATTAAATTAGTTTGGGTTGTAGATTTTCCGATGTTTGAATGGGATGACAAATCAAAACGTTTTAAAGCAAATCATCATCCATTCACCATGCCTGTTGAAGAAGATCTTGATAAATTAGAAACTGATCCAGCCAATGTTAGAACTAATGCTTACGACATTATTTTCAACGGTGTTGAGCTTGGTGGTGGTTCTATCAGAGTCCACAAGATGGATGTACAGAGACGTATCTTTAAAGCACTCGGTATTAGTGATGAGAATGCACAAGCAAGATTTGGTTTCTTGCTTGAAGCGCTTGAACTCGGTGCACCGCCTCACGGTGGAATCGCACTTGGACTGGATCGTTTTGTGATGCTCTTGACTGGCTCAGAGACTATTCGTGATGTCATTGCTTTTCCTAAGAATCAAAGTGCTTTTTGTCCACTGTCTTCTGCACCGTCAGAAACAGATCAAGAGCAGCTTGATGAGCTTCATCTTAAGTTAGTTGACCCAGACTAA